In a single window of the Ancylobacter polymorphus genome:
- a CDS encoding peroxiredoxin, protein MTEIAVGAPAPDFTLTTDSGEVLSLAGCRGRKLVLYFYPKAGTSGCTVEAHDFNRLKADFDAAGTLVVGVSPDPDKALAKFRAKEGLTFPLAGNEDHAMLEAYGVWAEKSMYGKKYMGVERTTVLIDAEGKVARVWPKVKVAGHAEEVLAAAQAL, encoded by the coding sequence ATGACCGAGATTGCCGTAGGCGCCCCTGCACCTGACTTCACTCTGACCACCGATTCGGGCGAGGTGCTGTCGCTCGCCGGCTGCCGGGGCCGAAAGCTGGTGCTTTATTTCTACCCCAAGGCCGGCACCTCCGGCTGCACGGTGGAAGCGCATGATTTCAACCGGCTGAAGGCGGATTTCGACGCGGCCGGCACGCTCGTGGTCGGCGTCTCGCCCGATCCGGACAAGGCGCTCGCCAAGTTTCGCGCCAAGGAGGGACTGACCTTCCCGCTCGCCGGCAATGAGGACCACGCCATGCTCGAAGCCTATGGCGTGTGGGCGGAGAAATCCATGTACGGCAAGAAGTATATGGGCGTGGAGCGCACCACCGTGCTGATCGACGCCGAGGGCAAGGTCGCGCGGGTCTGGCCAAAGGTGAAGGTCGCCGGCCATGCCGAAGAGGTTCTGGCGGCGGCGCAGGCACTGTGA